The following are from one region of the Stanieria sp. NIES-3757 genome:
- a CDS encoding hypothetical protein (protein of unknown function DUF540), with amino-acid sequence MKRILSGFGLVTGATYPLRALGTFSRNPQLLQYVAIPILLNLVLAGFIYSGLLFFGWQVVEQVQVDLSLWLQQIIANLPEWLNFLQYILIGIIYLIKFLLGLILLIATGFVLMQFGVLLGAPWYGQLSEKLEKLHTGKLEIIEVNIFRDLGRAGLFELKKLVLIALIGIPLLILNFFPGVGTLLSTIGSFILADLIVCLDFFDSPLERRRLKFRQKLGIVGRSFPASVSFGLVCLGLISIPLLNLFTIPLCVASGTLFVCDRVCASEAERIGTKPIKPSQPYN; translated from the coding sequence ATGAAGCGTATTTTGAGCGGTTTTGGATTAGTTACAGGCGCAACTTATCCTCTAAGAGCATTAGGAACTTTCAGTCGCAATCCTCAACTATTGCAATATGTAGCTATTCCGATTCTTTTAAATTTAGTTCTGGCAGGTTTTATTTATTCGGGATTATTATTTTTTGGTTGGCAAGTTGTCGAACAAGTTCAAGTTGATTTATCCCTTTGGTTACAACAAATTATCGCCAATCTTCCTGAATGGTTGAACTTTCTTCAATATATATTAATAGGTATAATTTATCTAATTAAATTTTTATTAGGTTTAATTTTATTAATAGCTACTGGATTTGTTTTGATGCAATTTGGCGTGTTATTAGGTGCGCCCTGGTATGGTCAACTTTCAGAAAAATTAGAAAAACTTCACACTGGCAAGTTAGAAATAATTGAAGTAAATATTTTTAGAGATTTAGGAAGAGCAGGATTATTTGAGTTAAAAAAATTGGTTTTGATTGCTTTAATAGGTATACCTTTATTGATTTTAAATTTCTTTCCAGGCGTAGGTACACTCTTATCTACTATTGGTTCATTTATACTTGCTGATTTAATAGTATGTCTAGATTTTTTTGATTCGCCATTAGAAAGAAGAAGACTAAAATTTCGCCAAAAATTAGGAATTGTGGGGCGTAGTTTCCCTGCTAGTGTCAGCTTTGGATTAGTTTGTTTGGGATTAATTAGTATTCCTTTACTGAATTTATTTACTATTCCGCTTTGTGTGGCTTCAGGAACTTTATTTGTTTGCGATCGCGTATGCGCCAGCGAAGCCGAGCGCATTGGAACTAAACCAATTAAACCATCTCAACCTTACAATTAA
- a CDS encoding 3-oxoacyl-(acyl-carrier-protein) synthase III gives MNRIGTGVAITGCGSAAPKAVFTNNHLSQIVETSDEWISSRTGMKTRRLASTQESLSQMSAEAAQKAIAMAGLSPSEIDLIILATSTPDDLFGSASKIQGLLGATRAVAFDLTAACSGFVFALITAAQFIRTGVYQNVVVIGADVLSRWVDWSDRTTCVLFGDGAGAVVCQGVDTGDRLLAFEMYSDGSQNNSLNLAYQGQAKSLVEELEVSSGTYQAITMNGREVYRFAVAKVPEAIEKAMFRAGITSEQIDWLLLHQANQRIMDAVAKRLKLPSEKVLSNIEKYGNTSAASIPLALDEAVRTGKVQAGDLIAASGFGAGLTWGAALFHWG, from the coding sequence TTGAATAGAATAGGAACTGGTGTCGCTATCACTGGCTGTGGTTCTGCTGCACCAAAGGCAGTCTTTACTAATAATCATCTCAGTCAGATTGTAGAAACCTCTGATGAATGGATTAGTAGTAGAACAGGGATGAAAACCCGTCGCCTGGCATCGACTCAGGAATCTCTCAGTCAAATGTCAGCCGAAGCTGCCCAAAAAGCGATCGCAATGGCAGGACTTTCTCCAAGCGAGATCGATCTGATTATTCTAGCTACTTCCACTCCAGACGATTTATTTGGTAGTGCTAGTAAAATTCAAGGTTTACTAGGCGCAACTAGGGCAGTAGCCTTCGATCTAACCGCTGCTTGTTCTGGTTTTGTGTTTGCTTTGATTACTGCTGCTCAGTTTATTCGGACGGGAGTTTATCAAAATGTAGTGGTGATTGGTGCAGATGTTTTATCTCGTTGGGTAGATTGGTCAGATCGTACTACCTGTGTACTATTTGGTGATGGTGCAGGGGCAGTAGTCTGTCAAGGTGTTGATACTGGCGATCGCTTGTTAGCCTTTGAAATGTATAGTGATGGCAGTCAAAATAATTCTCTTAATCTGGCTTATCAAGGACAGGCAAAATCCTTAGTTGAAGAACTTGAAGTTAGTTCTGGAACCTATCAAGCTATTACAATGAATGGTCGCGAAGTCTATCGATTTGCGGTAGCAAAAGTCCCAGAAGCGATTGAAAAAGCCATGTTTCGGGCAGGTATTACCTCAGAACAAATTGATTGGTTACTTCTACATCAAGCTAATCAAAGAATTATGGATGCGGTGGCAAAAAGGCTTAAACTCCCTTCAGAAAAAGTTTTAAGTAATATCGAAAAATATGGCAATACCTCTGCTGCTTCGATTCCTCTGGCTTTAGACGAGGCAGTGAGAACGGGCAAAGTTCAAGCTGGAGATCTGATTGCTGCTTCTGGATTTGGCGCAGGATTGACTTGGGGGGCTGCTTTGTTTCATTGGGGGTAA
- a CDS encoding peptidase S13 D-Ala-D-Ala carboxypeptidase C: MLDFIGSSLLNLFLEIFGRSQLKSEPLQLIAWQNAAIFTLPPVQPDLVAQKIVQNYLQNLSQAGIDSNQQGIWLQSDWTELVNHQGTVATSAASLTKIATTLAALIKWGTDYQFETSIYTNGKIVNEILTGDLIVAGNGDPFFVWEEAIALGNALQQLGITQVQGNLIVTDKFYMNYESDAQVAGELLKQAFTADLWSNEVKQQYSTLPANTPKPQIAILGKVQLSNTLPMSTQLLLTHRSLPLSEILKQMNIYSNNKMAQMLADLLGGAENVAKNVAKAIEVSQSEIQLSNGSGLGEENRLSPRAVCRMLMKIDSLLATHPLEVADLLPTAGRDRVGTMKNRSIPVGISVKTGTLDRVSALAGKIPTQNQGKIWFAIINSGNQTDYYRQQQDRLIQQLAQHWQLQKTIVNNTVNSYLGDPKRNFQAEL, translated from the coding sequence ATGCTGGATTTTATTGGCTCTAGTTTGTTAAATTTATTTCTAGAGATTTTTGGGCGATCGCAACTTAAGTCAGAACCTCTACAATTAATAGCTTGGCAAAATGCAGCCATATTCACTCTACCACCAGTACAGCCCGATCTAGTCGCCCAAAAAATAGTTCAAAATTACCTACAAAATTTAAGTCAAGCGGGTATAGACTCCAATCAACAAGGGATTTGGCTGCAATCGGATTGGACAGAATTAGTTAATCATCAAGGTACAGTAGCAACCTCAGCAGCTTCCTTAACCAAAATTGCTACTACCCTAGCTGCTTTGATTAAATGGGGTACTGATTATCAGTTTGAAACCTCAATTTATACCAATGGCAAAATAGTCAATGAGATTTTAACAGGAGATTTAATCGTTGCAGGAAATGGCGATCCTTTTTTTGTTTGGGAAGAAGCAATCGCATTAGGTAATGCCCTTCAGCAATTGGGTATTACTCAAGTACAAGGTAACTTAATTGTTACTGATAAATTTTATATGAATTACGAATCTGATGCTCAAGTAGCAGGAGAACTACTGAAACAGGCTTTTACTGCTGATTTATGGTCAAACGAAGTCAAGCAACAATATTCTACTCTTCCTGCAAATACACCCAAACCTCAAATTGCGATTTTAGGTAAAGTTCAACTCAGTAATACTCTACCTATGTCAACTCAGTTATTACTAACTCATCGTTCTTTGCCTCTGTCAGAAATTCTTAAACAAATGAATATCTACAGTAATAATAAAATGGCGCAAATGCTTGCCGATCTTTTAGGCGGTGCTGAAAATGTCGCGAAAAATGTTGCTAAAGCTATCGAAGTTTCTCAATCTGAAATTCAATTAAGTAACGGTTCTGGTTTAGGAGAAGAAAATCGTCTCTCTCCCCGCGCTGTTTGTCGGATGCTGATGAAAATTGATAGTTTACTTGCTACTCATCCTCTAGAAGTCGCAGATTTATTACCCACTGCTGGTAGAGATCGAGTAGGAACGATGAAAAATCGCTCAATTCCTGTTGGGATCTCAGTCAAAACTGGTACTTTGGATCGAGTCAGTGCTTTAGCTGGAAAAATTCCTACTCAAAACCAAGGTAAAATTTGGTTTGCCATTATTAATAGTGGCAATCAAACTGATTATTATCGTCAACAACAAGACCGATTAATACAGCAATTAGCTCAACATTGGCAACTGCAAAAAACTATTGTTAATAATACAGTTAATTCTTATCTTGGCGATCCAAAGCGGAATTTTCAAGCCGAGCTTTAA
- a CDS encoding Short-chain dehydrogenase/reductase SDR, whose product MNLAGKTALVTGASRGIGKAIALELAQQQIKRLVLVARDRQKLAEVSAEIEAGGVEVVTLALDLTQAVATNIAIAQAWRSYGPIDLLINCAGVAHQAPFLQSQHPKVEEEVSLNLIGMFTIVRLIARRMAARREGTIVNVSSLMGKVAAPTMATYSATKFAIVGFTQALRTELAPYNIRVSALLPSLTQTDMVRDLKLFRWVMPMTPEEVARSLITGLKRDSPEILVGWQSHLAILCQRIFPRLLDRILLMAAPLSPSKTL is encoded by the coding sequence ATGAATTTAGCTGGAAAAACAGCCCTAGTTACAGGTGCTTCTCGGGGAATTGGCAAAGCGATCGCTCTAGAATTAGCCCAACAACAGATTAAACGATTAGTGTTGGTAGCCAGAGATCGACAAAAATTAGCTGAGGTAAGTGCAGAGATTGAAGCAGGGGGTGTAGAAGTAGTAACTTTAGCTTTAGATCTGACTCAAGCTGTAGCTACTAATATTGCGATCGCGCAAGCCTGGCGGAGTTATGGTCCTATCGATTTGTTAATTAACTGTGCTGGAGTAGCACATCAAGCACCTTTTCTACAGTCTCAACATCCCAAAGTAGAAGAAGAAGTTTCCTTAAATTTGATTGGAATGTTTACTATTGTGCGTTTGATTGCCAGAAGAATGGCAGCTAGACGAGAGGGAACAATTGTCAATGTTTCTAGTTTAATGGGTAAAGTAGCTGCGCCAACTATGGCGACTTATTCGGCTACTAAATTTGCAATTGTTGGTTTTACGCAAGCATTAAGAACCGAATTAGCTCCTTACAATATTAGAGTTAGTGCTTTACTACCATCTTTAACCCAAACGGATATGGTTAGAGATTTAAAATTATTTAGATGGGTGATGCCGATGACTCCTGAAGAGGTAGCGCGATCGCTGATAACGGGATTAAAGCGAGATTCTCCAGAAATATTAGTTGGATGGCAAAGTCATTTAGCTATCTTGTGTCAGAGAATTTTTCCGAGATTATTGGACAGAATTCTATTAATGGCTGCACCTTTATCTCCATCAAAAACTTTATAA
- a CDS encoding Tetratricopeptide domain protein, with amino-acid sequence MKFTIALTKLSIFGLFFSIMLWADLGSQSIQLLVIAAPTTNPLTTPQSDPLFPQTSIKRPLSPLEIKRIQTEIIKLDRQAQAQLEEGKKTEAFRLWYRELKLQRAIGKLAEIEALGRIGAIAWSNNLSSDLQNISERLVILQQEIFEAKENNLQLLNSLGNAYQQIRDIDKAIVVYQQLLTKSQNDLNNQQNILETLGQLYLAKFDYQQAANIYNKLLNLLANNNLNQSQSLITAKKQDYLEQLATIYDFYTQPNQAILVKEQLAEHYLKNQAQLEQLAKLKISLAQDYQSLNKLKLASQNYQEAASLALSLQQFALASEALQKLGELYQNANQSEQALAIYQQLIKIEQQAYNSYGLINTYDRLGQIYWQSRNYTQALTAFQKGLDLAKALNYQVDYFNNKIKQVEQQINQ; translated from the coding sequence ATGAAATTTACGATAGCATTGACAAAATTATCAATTTTTGGGCTTTTTTTCTCAATTATGTTATGGGCAGATTTGGGATCTCAATCAATTCAATTATTAGTAATAGCAGCACCAACTACTAATCCTTTAACCACTCCTCAATCAGATCCTCTTTTCCCTCAAACTTCAATTAAACGCCCTTTAAGCCCTTTAGAAATTAAACGAATTCAAACAGAAATTATAAAATTAGATCGACAAGCTCAAGCTCAATTGGAAGAAGGAAAAAAAACAGAAGCTTTTCGTCTTTGGTATCGAGAATTAAAATTACAAAGAGCGATCGGAAAATTAGCAGAAATTGAAGCTTTAGGTAGAATTGGAGCAATTGCTTGGTCAAATAATCTTTCGTCAGATTTACAGAATATTTCTGAACGTTTGGTTATACTTCAACAGGAAATTTTTGAGGCAAAAGAAAATAATTTACAATTATTAAATAGTTTAGGTAACGCTTATCAACAAATAAGAGATATTGATAAAGCGATCGTGGTTTATCAGCAGTTATTAACTAAATCACAAAACGACCTAAACAATCAACAAAATATTTTAGAAACTTTAGGCCAATTATATTTAGCTAAATTTGATTATCAGCAAGCAGCAAATATTTATAATAAATTATTGAATTTATTAGCCAATAATAATCTTAACCAATCTCAATCGTTAATAACAGCTAAAAAGCAAGATTATTTAGAACAGTTGGCTACAATTTACGATTTTTACACTCAACCAAATCAAGCTATTCTTGTTAAAGAACAATTAGCAGAGCATTATTTAAAAAATCAAGCTCAACTTGAGCAATTAGCTAAATTAAAAATTTCTTTGGCACAAGATTATCAGAGTTTAAATAAATTAAAATTAGCTAGTCAAAATTATCAAGAAGCTGCTAGTTTAGCTTTATCTTTACAACAGTTTGCCTTGGCGAGTGAAGCTCTACAAAAACTAGGAGAACTCTATCAAAATGCTAATCAATCAGAACAAGCTTTAGCAATTTATCAACAATTAATTAAAATTGAGCAACAAGCTTATAATTCTTATGGACTAATTAATACTTATGATCGTCTCGGACAAATTTATTGGCAATCTCGTAATTATACTCAAGCTTTAACTGCTTTTCAAAAGGGGTTGGATTTGGCTAAAGCTCTCAATTATCAAGTTGATTATTTTAATAATAAAATTAAACAAGTAGAACAGCAAATTAATCAATAA
- a CDS encoding aspartyl-tRNA synthetase gives MRTNYCGDLRGQHIGQTVALYGWVDRRRDHGGVIFIDLRDRTGTVQIVSDPQRTPASAQNAHSLRSEYVVKVVGKVSQRPPESLNAKLPTGEIEIYADAIEVLNSVKKQLPFQVSTTEAENVREDLRLKYRYLDLRKERMAANLQLRHQVVKAIRRFLEDEQNFMEIETPILTRSTPEGARDYLVPSRVNPGEWYALPQSPQLFKQLLMVSGCDRYYQIARCFRDEDLRADRQPEFTQLDMEMSFMSQDEIIELNEALICHIFKIVKNIDLPRPFPRLTYAEAMTRYGSDRPDTRFDLELVDVSEIVQDSGFKVFSGAVASGGKVKVLPIPNGNETISNVRIKPKGDLFEEAAAAGAKGIAYIRVREDNQIDTIGAIKDNFTEAQKEELLAKTGAKPGHLLLFGAGDTATINKSLDRLRQVVGRELGLIDETKINLVWITEFPMFEWNADEKRLEAIHHPFTAPYPEDINDLKTARAQAYDLVYNGIEIGGGSLRIYQKDIQEKVFATIGLSTEEAYNKFGFLLEAFEYGTPPHGGIAYGLDRLVMLLAGEESIRDVIAFPKTQQASCLLTDAPASVDQKQLQELYIASTYKRKQKEA, from the coding sequence ATGAGAACTAATTATTGCGGAGACTTACGAGGACAACATATCGGTCAAACTGTTGCTCTGTATGGGTGGGTAGATCGTCGTCGCGATCATGGTGGTGTCATTTTTATCGACTTACGCGATCGCACTGGAACGGTACAAATTGTCAGCGATCCGCAACGTACTCCTGCTTCTGCTCAAAATGCTCACTCTCTGCGTAGTGAATATGTAGTAAAAGTTGTCGGCAAAGTCAGTCAACGTCCTCCAGAATCTCTTAATGCTAAATTACCTACAGGGGAAATCGAAATTTACGCTGATGCCATTGAAGTTCTCAATAGCGTTAAAAAACAATTACCTTTTCAAGTTTCTACTACTGAGGCAGAAAACGTTAGGGAAGATTTGCGCCTGAAATATCGTTATTTGGATTTAAGAAAAGAAAGAATGGCTGCCAATCTCCAACTACGTCATCAGGTAGTTAAAGCTATTCGCCGTTTCCTTGAAGACGAACAAAACTTCATGGAAATCGAAACTCCAATTTTAACTCGTTCTACTCCTGAAGGTGCCAGAGATTATCTAGTTCCCTCCCGTGTCAACCCTGGAGAATGGTACGCCTTACCTCAATCGCCTCAACTATTTAAACAATTATTAATGGTTTCAGGATGCGATCGCTATTATCAAATCGCTCGCTGTTTCCGCGATGAAGATTTACGTGCTGACAGACAACCAGAATTTACTCAGTTAGATATGGAAATGAGTTTTATGTCTCAAGATGAGATTATCGAACTCAATGAAGCCTTAATCTGTCACATCTTTAAAATAGTTAAAAATATCGATTTACCTCGTCCATTTCCGCGTCTCACCTATGCTGAAGCAATGACTCGTTACGGAAGCGATCGCCCTGATACTCGTTTCGATTTAGAATTAGTTGATGTATCGGAAATTGTTCAAGATTCTGGCTTTAAAGTCTTTTCTGGTGCAGTTGCTAGTGGTGGAAAAGTTAAGGTTTTACCCATCCCCAACGGTAACGAGACAATTTCTAATGTTAGAATCAAGCCCAAAGGCGATTTATTTGAAGAAGCTGCTGCTGCTGGGGCAAAAGGAATTGCTTATATTCGTGTTAGAGAAGACAATCAGATCGATACCATTGGCGCAATCAAAGACAATTTCACCGAAGCGCAAAAAGAAGAATTACTAGCTAAAACTGGGGCAAAACCAGGACATTTATTACTATTTGGGGCTGGTGATACTGCTACCATTAACAAATCACTAGATCGTTTGCGTCAGGTAGTGGGGAGAGAATTAGGTTTAATCGATGAAACCAAAATCAATTTAGTTTGGATTACAGAATTCCCCATGTTTGAATGGAATGCCGATGAAAAAAGACTAGAAGCAATTCATCATCCCTTTACTGCACCTTATCCAGAAGATATCAATGATTTAAAAACAGCTAGAGCGCAAGCTTACGATTTAGTTTACAACGGGATTGAAATTGGTGGCGGAAGTCTGCGGATTTATCAAAAAGATATTCAAGAAAAAGTCTTTGCCACAATTGGTTTATCAACCGAAGAAGCCTATAACAAATTTGGTTTTCTCCTCGAAGCTTTTGAATATGGTACTCCTCCCCACGGTGGCATTGCTTATGGTTTAGATCGTTTGGTAATGTTACTCGCAGGAGAAGAATCAATTCGCGATGTAATTGCTTTTCCGAAAACTCAACAAGCTAGTTGTTTGTTAACCGATGCACCAGCAAGTGTAGATCAAAAACAACTCCAAGAGTTGTATATTGCTTCTACTTACAAACGAAAACAAAAAGAAGCTTAA
- a CDS encoding malonyl CoA-acyl carrier protein transacylase, with amino-acid sequence MNKTAWVFPGQGSQAVGMGTDLSDLPQAQSKFEIAEKILNWSVLDLCKGDEATLAQTLYTQPCLYVVESILADLLIERVGLPQLVAGHSLGEYVALYAARVFDFESGLQLVKKRAELMATAEGGKMAALMKFDRTQLNNAIAQTSDVVLANDNSAEQVVISGTPEAVESILAQVKSKRAVTLNVSGAFHSPLMEEASKKFKAVLDSIPFADAQVPVLSNVEPMATTKAEDLKQRLIAQMTGSVRWREIMLQLPENEITKVIEVGPGKVLTGLIKRTCRDIELHNVSSKADLDQLPQLEISRIS; translated from the coding sequence ATGAATAAAACAGCGTGGGTATTTCCTGGACAAGGTTCTCAAGCCGTCGGGATGGGTACTGATTTAAGCGATCTTCCTCAAGCACAGAGCAAATTTGAAATAGCTGAAAAAATCTTAAATTGGTCGGTATTAGATCTTTGTAAAGGGGATGAAGCAACCTTGGCTCAAACTCTTTATACTCAACCTTGTCTTTATGTAGTTGAATCTATCCTCGCTGATTTATTGATTGAGCGCGTGGGCTTACCTCAATTGGTGGCAGGACATAGTTTAGGAGAATATGTTGCCCTTTACGCTGCTAGAGTTTTTGATTTTGAGTCGGGTTTGCAGTTGGTCAAAAAACGCGCTGAATTAATGGCGACTGCTGAGGGTGGTAAAATGGCAGCTTTAATGAAATTTGACCGCACCCAGTTAAATAATGCGATCGCTCAAACTTCTGATGTGGTTTTGGCTAATGATAATAGTGCAGAACAAGTAGTTATTTCTGGTACTCCAGAAGCTGTAGAGTCGATTTTGGCTCAGGTTAAATCTAAACGAGCGGTTACTTTAAATGTTTCAGGTGCGTTTCATTCTCCTTTGATGGAAGAAGCCTCTAAAAAGTTTAAAGCTGTTTTAGATTCAATTCCTTTTGCTGATGCCCAAGTTCCAGTTTTATCTAATGTTGAACCAATGGCTACTACTAAGGCAGAAGACTTAAAACAACGCCTCATCGCACAAATGACTGGTTCAGTACGCTGGCGAGAAATTATGCTGCAACTGCCAGAAAATGAGATTACTAAGGTAATAGAAGTGGGACCGGGAAAAGTACTAACTGGTTTGATTAAAAGAACTTGTCGCGATATTGAATTGCATAATGTTAGTAGTAAAGCAGATTTAGATCAATTACCTCAGCTAGAAATTAGTAGAATTAGTTAA
- a CDS encoding 2-amino-4-hydroxy-6-hydroxymethyldihydropteridine pyrophosphokinase, translating to MSNSAILAQPKQVAIALGSNLGDSLKLLQNSLQSLALIPGIEIEAVSSWYQTKPIGPPQPDYLNGCALLSVQQRPEELLVLLQAIEIQFGRVRNEKWGARTLDLDLLLYDELIFNTPSLQIPHPRMTQRAFVLVPLAEIAPDWIEPRSGKAITNLVTQVDCSGVTKI from the coding sequence ATGTCAAACTCTGCGATATTGGCGCAGCCAAAGCAAGTAGCGATCGCGCTTGGCAGTAATCTAGGAGATTCTTTGAAACTCTTACAAAATTCTTTGCAATCACTGGCTTTAATTCCAGGAATTGAGATCGAAGCTGTTTCTAGTTGGTATCAAACTAAACCAATTGGACCACCACAACCAGATTATTTAAATGGCTGTGCTTTATTATCCGTACAACAGCGTCCTGAAGAATTATTGGTGTTATTACAAGCAATTGAAATACAATTTGGCAGGGTTAGAAATGAAAAATGGGGTGCCAGAACTTTAGACTTAGATTTACTTTTATATGACGAGCTAATTTTCAATACTCCCTCTCTTCAAATACCTCATCCAAGAATGACCCAAAGAGCTTTTGTGTTAGTTCCTTTAGCTGAAATTGCGCCTGATTGGATTGAACCTAGATCGGGAAAAGCGATCACAAATTTAGTCACACAAGTAGACTGTTCGGGAGTGACCAAAATTTGA
- a CDS encoding fatty acid/phospholipid synthesis protein PlsX gives MGLKRARIAVDAMGGDYAPDEIVAGAIRASAELDVDVLLVGDPEAIQTSIDKHGGTGTAQLEIIPADGVVSMEEEPLTAIRRKPQASINVAMNLVKQEQAQAVVSAGHSGAAMAAALLRLGRLKGIDRPAIGAVFPTMIPGKSVIVLDVGANVDSRPKYLEQFALMGTIYSKYVLSIEKPKVGLLNIGEESSKGNELAIKTHQLLQENQQIPFAGNAEGRDVLKGEFDVIVCDGFVGNILLKFAEAVGEVMLQIMREELPKGWRGKLGTALLKPNLLNIKQRIDHAEHGGALLFGVAGVCIISHGSSQAPSIFNAIRLAKEAIDNEVLERIKAYNEKRLEQHQHSTEKASAN, from the coding sequence ATGGGATTAAAGCGCGCAAGAATTGCAGTAGATGCGATGGGGGGGGACTACGCCCCTGACGAAATCGTCGCTGGAGCGATCAGAGCTTCTGCGGAATTAGATGTAGACGTACTTTTAGTAGGCGATCCGGAGGCAATTCAAACCTCCATTGATAAGCACGGTGGTACGGGTACAGCCCAACTGGAAATTATTCCAGCCGATGGGGTGGTATCAATGGAAGAAGAACCGCTAACTGCGATTCGCCGTAAACCACAAGCATCGATCAATGTGGCGATGAATTTGGTTAAACAAGAGCAAGCTCAAGCCGTTGTTTCTGCTGGACACTCAGGAGCAGCGATGGCAGCAGCTTTATTACGTTTAGGTCGGCTCAAAGGCATTGACCGCCCAGCGATTGGGGCAGTTTTCCCCACGATGATCCCTGGTAAATCAGTGATAGTTTTGGATGTGGGTGCGAATGTTGATAGTCGCCCCAAATATTTAGAACAATTTGCCTTAATGGGGACGATTTATAGTAAGTATGTCCTAAGTATAGAAAAACCAAAAGTAGGATTACTCAATATTGGCGAAGAATCCTCGAAAGGAAATGAACTAGCCATCAAAACCCATCAACTTTTGCAAGAAAATCAACAAATTCCTTTTGCTGGTAATGCCGAAGGAAGAGATGTGCTGAAAGGTGAGTTCGATGTAATTGTGTGTGATGGTTTTGTCGGTAACATTCTTCTAAAATTTGCCGAAGCAGTGGGAGAAGTGATGCTGCAAATCATGCGCGAAGAATTACCTAAAGGATGGCGTGGTAAGTTAGGGACAGCCTTACTTAAACCGAATCTACTTAATATTAAACAAAGAATCGATCATGCCGAACACGGTGGCGCATTATTGTTTGGGGTAGCAGGGGTTTGTATTATCAGTCATGGTAGTTCACAAGCACCATCAATTTTTAATGCCATTCGTTTAGCAAAAGAAGCAATTGATAACGAAGTTTTAGAAAGAATTAAAGCCTATAACGAAAAAAGATTAGAACAACATCAACACTCAACTGAAAAAGCATCTGCTAATTAA